The Streptomyces sp. NBC_01268 genome segment CCCCGCCCCGCCCCCGGTCCTCCCTCGACTGGCGCGTCCGTTTCGGCGTGCTGGCCCTGATCTGGGGTTTCAGCTTCCTCTTCATCAAGGTCGGCACGGAGGGCTTCGCCCCCTTCCAGGTGACCTTCGGCCGTCTCCTGTTCGGTACGGCGGTGCTGGCCGTCGCCTTCGTCGTGAAGCGGGACCGGCTCCCGCGCGGCGCCCGCACCTGGGGCCATCTGACGGTGGCGGCCTTCCTCCTGAACGCCCTGCCGTTCTCGCTGTTCTCGTACGCCGAGCTGACCATCCCGTCGACCCTCGCGGGCATCTGCAACGCCACGACCCCCCTGTGGGGCATGCTCCTGTCGCTCGTCGCACTCTCGGAGGACCGGCCGACCCGCGTCCGGGCGGCGGGCCTGGGCATAGGTTTCGTCGGCGTCCTGACGGTCCTCGGCGCCTGGCAGGGCTTCTCGGGCCTGGACGTCACGGGCACGGCACTGGCCCTGCTGGCCTCGTTCAGCTACGCGGTGGGCTGGATCTACGTCCGCCGCACCCTGTCCGGCAGCGGCGCGTCGAACCTCGCCCTCGCGGGCTCCCAGGTGGGCCTCGCGACCCTCCAGCTCGCGGTGGTCACCCCGCTGTTCACCAGCCTGCCGACCCACGTCGAGCTCCTGCCGCTGCTCTCGGTGATCGCGCTGGGCGCCCTGGGCACGGGCTGCGCGATGCTGCTCCAGTACGGCGTGGTGGCGGAGGTCGGCCCGACGACGGCGTCCATGGTCACCTACTTCATCCCGGTCATCGCGACGGCCGCCGGCGTCGCGGTGCTCGGCGAGCACCTCACCTGGAACACCCCGGTGGGCGCGGTGGTGGTCCTCGCGGGCGCGGCCCTCACCCAGACCCGAGGGCCCCGCCGCCGCACCGGACGGTCCGCCCCGGCCACGGTGCCCGCCGTCGCGGGCGCCCCGGCTGCGGTGGCCCCGTCCACAGCCGCCCCGTCCGAGGCCCCTGCGGCCGCGGCTCCCCCCACGCAGGCTCCCCCGGCCCGGGCCGGCGCCGCCCGCGGCTGACCGGAGCCGAAGCCGAAACCGACCGGCGGACCGGCGGACCGGCTGACCGAAGCCGAAACCGACCGGCGGACCGGGGCCGACCGGAGCCGACCCGCCCACCGGGGCTCCGTCCCAGCCGCCCGCCCCCTCCGCTCACCCGTAGCTCCGGGCCGGCGCCGGCCCCGCCGCGTAGGCGACGGCGTCGGCGAGGGGTTCGACGTCGGCCGGGGCGAGCCGGGAGACGGTCAGCCGGACGGCCGGGCCCGCGTCCATGCGGAAGCGGGCGCCGGGGGCGACCGCCCAGCCCGCGGCGAGCATCCGGGAGACGGCCCCGGTCTCGTCGGCGACCGGCACCCAGACGTTCATGCCGCCGCGCCCGTGCGCCTCGATCCCCCGCCGGGCGAGCGCACGGACGAGGCCGTCGCGCCGTTCCCCGTACGCCGCCGAGACGGCCACGGGGTCGACGGCGCCCGTGGTCCACAGGTGCACGACCGTGCGCTGGAGCAGCCGGCTGACCCAGCCGGGGCCGAGCCGCTGGCGCCCGAGCACCCGGTCGACGGTCTCCCGGTCCCCGGTGAACGCGGCGATCCGCAGGTCCGGTCCGTAGGCCTTGGCGACCGACCGGACGAAGACCCACCGCCCCGCGCCGGTGGCGAGCGGGTGCGGCGGCTCCGCGACGATGCCGTGCCCGTGGTCGTCCTCGATCAGGAGCACGTCCGGGTGGGGGGCGAGGACGGCGCGCAGCTCGGCGGCCCGCTCCTCGCTCACGCAGCCGCCCGTCGGGTTCTGCGCCCGGTCGGTGACGATGACCGCCCGCGCGCCGCCGCGCAGCGCCCGGGCCACGGCGTCGGGCAGCGGCCCCTCGTCGTCCACGGCGACCGGTACGGGCCGCAGTCCGAGCGCCGGCACGAGGTCGAGGAGGCTGCCCCAGCCGGGGTCCTCCACGGCGACGGCGTCGCCCGGCCTGAGGTGCGCGGCCAGCACCCGCTCGATCGCGTCGAGGGAGCCGGACGCCACGCCGACGGGCCCGGCGGGCACCCCGTCCGCGTCGAAGGCGGCCCGCGCGAGCCGCGCGAACTCGGCGTCGACCGGGGCCTCCCCGTACAGCGTCGGCCGCTCGGCGTAAGCACGCGCCACCGCGGCGAAGGCCTCGTCGAGCCGGGGCAGCAGCGCCGGGTCCGGGCTGCCCTCGCTCACGTCCCGCACCCCCTCGGGGGCCTCGACCCGGAGGGAGCCGCGGGCCGTCGTGGCGGGCGCGGAGCGCACCCGACTGCCCCGCCGCCCGTCGGTCTCGATCACACCGCGCTCGCGCAGGGTCCGGTACGCGGCGGCGACGGTATTGGGATTCACCCCGAGGACCGCTGCCAACTCCCGCATGGGAGGCAGCAGTTGTCCGGGCACGAGAGCCCCTTCGCCCACACCCCGCTCGACGCTGGCGGCGATCTCCGATGCGCGGCGTCCTTCGATCCGATACTCTCCTAGCACAAACCACACTATGCACTAGTGCAATGGAGAGCGCAATGCCGGAGACGGACTCCTACACCCCGACCGACCGCACCGTCCCCACGCGCTCCGCGAAGCGCGCCTCCTACGACCGCGCGCTGGTGCACTCGATCCTGGACGAGGCCTACGTCTGCCACCTCGGCTTCGTCCGCGACGGCGCCCCCGTCGTCCTGCCGACCCTGTACGGCCGGATAGGCGAACGTCTGTACGTGCACGGCTCGACCGGCTCCCGCCCGCTGCGCACGGCCGGGCACGGCGAGTCCGCCCCCGGCCTGCCGGTCTGCCTGACCGTGACCCACGTGGACGGCCTGGTGCTCGCCAAGTCCGCGTTCCACCACTCGATGAACTACCGCTCCGTCGTCGTGCACGGCACCGCCCACCAGGTCACCGACCCGCAGGAGCTGCGCACCGCCCTGGACGCGCTCGTCGACCAGGTCGTCCCCGGCCGCGCCGCCGACTCCCGCCCCGGCAACGCCAAGGAGCTCGCCGCGACCGCCGTCCTGCGCCTCGACCTCGACGAGGTCTCCGCGAAGGTCCGCACCGGCGGCCCGAACGACGACCCCGAGGACGCCGCGCTCCCCCACTGGGCCGGGGTCGTCCCGGTACGGCGCCGGTACGGCACCCCGGTCCCGGCCGTGGACCTCGACCCGGCCGTCGCCCTGCCCGACTACCTCTCGGCCCTGTGAGGAGCGCCCCGTGCTGATCCGTCCCTGGGACTCCCCGAGCAACGACGCCGAATGGCGCACCTGGCTGTCCGCCCACGACTTCGGCCAGCTCGCGGTGAACGGCGCACCGGGCGAACCGCCGTGGGTCCAGCCGGCGCACTTCCGCTACGAGCCCGAGCCCGGCCCGCACGGCCGGGTCATCACCCATCTCGCCCGCCCCAACCCGCTCTGGCGCGACCTGGAGCGGAACCCCGCCGTGCTCCTGAGCGTCGTCGACGACTACGTCTTCGTGCCGGGCCACTGGACCGCTCCGGAGGGCGCGCCTTCGGAGCACGGCACCCCCACCTCGTACTACGCGGCCGTCCAGCTCCGCTGCGTCGCCCGGATCGTCGACGACCCGGCCGAGAAGGCGGAGCTGCTCAACCGCCAGGTGGCCCACTTCCAGCCGGAGGGCGGCACCGCGCCGGTGTGCCCCGGCGAGGCCCCCTTCGGGCGGATGCTGCCGGGCATCCGGGTCCTGTGCCTGGACGTGACCGAGGTGCGGGCGAAGTTCAAGTACGCGGGCAACAAGCCCCAGGAGGTCCAGGACCGGGTGGCGGACCGGCTCGCCGAGCGTGCGGGCCCGGGCGACGCCGCCGCCCGCGCCCACCAGCTGCGCCGCCGCGCCCCGGAGGCGTGAACCACCGGGCGCGGCCCCGTGCGTACCGGTACCGCCGACGCCGTCAGCCCCGTACCGGCACCGGCTCCACCACCCGGCGCCGGGCCGCCGCGGCCGAGCGGGCCTCGCCGAGGGCGAGCCCGGTCACCGCGGTGAGCAGGAGCAGGGTGCCCCCGACGGTCGCGGCGGTGAGCCGTTCGCCGAGGAGGGTGACGGCGATGAGCGCCGCGCTCACCGGCTCCAGGAGCATGATCACGGAGACGGTCGCGGCGCGGACCACGGCCGCCCCGGCGAAGTACAGGGCGTAGGCGAGCGCGGTCGGCACCGCGGCGACGTACACGAGCAGGAGCAGCACCTGGGCGGGGGCGCCGGTGTGCGGCACGATCCCCTCGGCCGCGGCCAGGGGCAGCAGCCCGACGGCGCCGACGGCGAAGGCCCAGGTGGTGGTGGACAGCGCGTCCGCGCCGCCGCCGTCGCGGCCGAGCCACCGGGTCAGCAGGGTGATCGCCGCGTATCCGGCGGCGGACACGACGGCGAGCAGGACGCCGAGCGGCCGGATCTCCGCGCCCCCGCCGCCGAGGACGAGGACGGCGAGTCCGGCGAGTGCCCCGATGACGGCCGCGGCGCCCCCGGCACCGATCCGCTCGCCCATGAAGAGCCGGGCGCCGACCGCGATGAGCACGGGTCCGGCGCCGAGCGTGACGACGGTGCCGACGGCGAGTCCGGTGAGGTCGACGGCGGCGAAGTAGGAGCTCTGGAAGACGGTGAGCCCGACGCCGGTGCCGAGGATCCGCAGGAGCCGCCGCCCGCGCGGTTCGACGGTGGCGGGCCGCGGCCGGCGCCGCAGTGCGAGCGCCCCGAGCAGCAGGACGAGCCCGCCGACGCAACGCCAGAACGACAGGGCGAGGGGGCCGATGTCACTGGCCCGGAAGAGCAGCGCCGCGGCCGCGCCCGCGGTGCCCCAGGCGATTCCGGCGACGATCAGATAGGTGAGGCTCCGGCCGGTGGACAGGCCGGAGGACGAGGTGTTCGACACGTGTGCGCTCCACGGGAAGACGGGGGAGGTGAAGGGTCGTCGTGGTACGCGGGCAGGCGTCGACGACCTGCTCGGGGGCCTGTGTCGGCCCGCCCGAGCCCGGTCTTCCTCAGGGAGAAGAGGCCGCCCGCGCTAGGCGGCGGGAGGCGGAAGCGCGGTCGAATGCATGATCGACACCCTAGGGCGCGGACCGCTCGACCGACAACTCCCGGCCGTCGCCGGCCGCCGCACCGTCAGCGGCCACCGCGACGCCCCCCTGGGCCACCGCCGCGGCGGCGCCCTCGGCCGAGCCCGCCACCACCCCGGAGGCCGCCGCCTTGGGCGTGGCGGACTGGGCGATGAAGGCGCCGACCAGGACCACCGCGCCGCCGAGGATCTGCGGCGCCGCCAGGTGCTCGCCGAGCAGCACCCAGGCGAGGACGGTCGCGATCACGGCCTCCAGGCAGGCGACGACACCGGCCACCTGCGGGGAGAGCCGGCGCACCGACACGACGCCGGTGGCGTAGGCGAGCACGGTGGCGATCAGCACGATCCAGCCGAGCAGCAGCCAGGCCGGGGCGCCGGTCCCGGCCATGTCCGCGGTTCCGCCGAGGACCGCCCAGTCCATCTCCCAGGGGCGGGCGAGGACCGTGAGGACGAGGGCGCCGACGAGGAGCGCGTACGCGATGACGCCGAGCGCGTGGACGGGTTCGGCGTCGTCGCCGCCCTGGTCGGCCAGGACGAAGTAGCCGACCTGGCAGCAGGCCGCCGCCAGCGCGAGCACGAGGCCCAGCAGGTCGAAGCTGAGCCCGGACCAGACCTGGACGACGCAGGCGAGTCCGCCGACGGCCAGGACGACGCCGAGGGCGGCCCGCCGGGTGACCGGCCGCCGCTGGACGAAGCGGACCCAGCCGAGGACGAGCGCCGGGGCCAGGTACTCGATGAGCAGTGCCACCCCGACGGGGATGCGGGAGAGGGAGGCGAAGTAGAAGCCCTGGACGCCGGCGACGCCGAGCAGTCCGAAGCCGGCGAGCAGGGCGGGCTTGCGGCGGACCAGGTCGCGGTGGCGCCAGGCCACCGGGAGCATGACGAGGGCGGCTCCGGCCACCCGGAGCCACACCACGTGGAGCGGGTCGAGTCCCGCCTCGATGAGCGGCTTGGCCGCCACTCCCGAACCACCGAAAGCGACGGCGGAGACCAGGGCGAGTCCCAGGCCTGCGCTTTTCTCCTGAGACGCGTGCATCGGGCCATCATGACAGGACGCCGTCAGGTGCGTAACCCCCGTTACACCTGTTGAGACGGCTCCCCCGTACGGGCGGCCAGATCGTGCCGGTCGACGCCCGCACGGCGGAGCACCTCGGCGGCCCGGTTGCCGGGGTCGGCGGCGAGCGCGGCGAGCAGGTCGAGTCCGCGGACCCGGCCGTCGCCGCGCAGCGCGGCCCGTTCGAAGGCCCCGGCGAGGGCGGCGGCCGCGGCCGGGGACCAGCCCGCGGCGGCACCCTCGGAGCCCCGGAGGACGGGCAGGTCCGAGCCGGTGTCCTCGACGGACCGCTGCCAGCGCAGCCCGTACCCGATGGAGCGCTGGACGAGGTAGCCGAGCACGCGGGCCCGCTGCTGGGGGCTCTCGAAGGCGGCGGCGCTCTCCGGGTCGGCCTCGACGAGGGAGTGCAGCAGGTGGGCGGTGTCGACCTGCCGGTCCCCGTCGCGCAGGGCACGCCGTCTGGCGCCCGTCACCACGGTCACCAGCTCGACGGTCAGGGCGTCCGCCAGTTCGGCGCGGCGGACGGCGGGCAGTCGGGGCAGCGAGGGGCCGGGGACGGGACCGCGCGCGCCGGGGGCCCGGGAGCCGGCCGCCCCGGGCAGGCCGGGGACGCCGGGCACACCGGGCACACCGGACGCGCCGGACCTGCCGGGAGCACTGTCAGGAGGGACGGGAATTCGCACCCTCCCACCTCATCAGTCCCGACAAGCCGGGGCATCCCCGGCGAGAAGCATGTGCACATCCCACCGGAGTTGGGCACGGGCGATCGGTTCCTCCTCCTTACGGATGAGATCGCGTGACTTCTCCCTCAGGGGCGCGCGCCGCCTTGCCCTACGCCCCGTGCGCAACCACAGGACCGTCCCGTATCGTCCTCCAGGCATGTTCTGGATGGTGGCTCTCCTCGCGCTCGACGGGCGGCAGTACGTCTACCGCGTGTACGCACCGCGGGCGGCGCTGCCGGCCGACCTCTTCTGGGCGGCCTTCCACTGCCACGACGAGAGCGGCGGCCCCCGCGCCTCCGACCGCTTCGACTCCGCGCAGATCTGGTGGATCGGCGGCGAGACGGCAGAACTGACGGTTCATCAGTATTGAATGTTGACGCCGCTGGGGCTACGTTCCGCGACACCGAAGAGCCGACTGGTACGCGTGAAGGGGTGGTCGTATGGCCGAAGTCAGCGCGGAGGCACGGATCGAGGCTCCGTCCGAGAAGGTGTGGGCACAGCTCACCGACTTCACCTCGTACGGGGAGTGGAACGCCACCCACACCAACTTCCCGAACGGCGGCCCGGCCACCCTGGAGGCGGGCGCGACCTTCGCCGAGAACATGAAGCTCATGGGCTTCCCGGCCGAGGTCACCTGGACGGTGGAGGAGCTGGAGACGGGCCGGGTGTTCGCGATCCGCGGCAAGGGGCCGATGGGCGTGACCGTCGGCACCCGCTACGCCCTCACCGCCGACGGCGGAGCCACCACCGTACGGATCGAAGGGGAGTTCACGGGTGCGGCCGTCTCCCTGATGGCGGGCAAGCTCAAGGACTCGGCCACGGCGGCGCTGACCGAGTCCCTGCGCAAGCTGGCCGGCCTGGTCGCCTGACCGGCGCGCTCCGTACGACGAGGGGCCCCGCGGCATGTCGCCGCGGGGCCCCTCGCTCCTGCCGTCCGGGTCAGCGCTCGTCGGCCAGGATCAGGTACAGCTTCTTGCGGGCCTCGTTGATGACCTCGACGGCCTTCTGCCGCTGATCGGGGGTGCCGGTCTTCCAGACCTGCCCGAACGCCTCCATCAGACCGAAGCCGGCCTGCCGGATCTCGTTCACGGCCTCCCAGTCGACACCGCGCCCGGCCTCCTCCCACGGGGCCTCGGGCCCCGCCTCGGCCTCCGCGCGTCCGGCGTCGGTGAGCGTGAACAGCTTCTTGCCGCCCTCGCTCTCGCTGACGATCAGACCCTCGTCCTCCAGCATCTGGAGGGTCGGGTAGACCGAACCGGGGCTGGGCTTCCAGGCCCCGCCGCTGCGCTCGCCGATCTCCTGGATCATCTCGTAGCCGTGCATCGCCCGGTCCTTCAGCAGGGCCAGGATCGAGGCGCGCACATCACCGCGCCGCGCCCGGCCGCGACCTCCGCCACGCCCGCGCCCGCCGAAGCCACCGCCGCCCCAGGGGCCGCCACCGCCGAAGCCCGGCCCGAAGGGGCCGAAGGCGGCGCGGCGCCCTTCGAATTCACCACGAGGGCCGGGTCCGCAGTTTCCGCGCCCGCCTCCGTGGCCGTGTCCGTGCTCGTTTCCGTAGGTACGCATCGCAACGCTCCTTCCATCGAGATTCCATCGTTGAACTGTCGCGATGCCTCAACGATATATCGGAACTGTTCGGCGAGCAACAGTGAACGAACACCGGTGGCTCAGAGAGCGCCCGGGCGCGCTCCCTGGCGCCGATGCGGGAGCCCGCCCCCGCCCGGCCGGCCAGGCCCCCGGCGCGCCGACCCCGCCGCCCCCACCGACCGGTCCAGTCCTCCGCGATTGGCCTTGGCCCGTGCTTTCGCCCCTCCGGTACGGTCCGGCTCATGCGGATTCGAATCGTCGACGCCTTCACCGACCGGCCCTTCTCCGGCAACCCCGCCGGAGTCCTCCTCCTCGACTCCTTCCCGGACGACGCCTGGCTCCAGAAGGTGGCCGCCGAGGTCAACCTCTCGGAGACCGCCTTCGCCCACCCGCTGCCGCCGGGCGGCGAG includes the following:
- a CDS encoding DMT family transporter produces the protein MSSPALPSPPRPRSSLDWRVRFGVLALIWGFSFLFIKVGTEGFAPFQVTFGRLLFGTAVLAVAFVVKRDRLPRGARTWGHLTVAAFLLNALPFSLFSYAELTIPSTLAGICNATTPLWGMLLSLVALSEDRPTRVRAAGLGIGFVGVLTVLGAWQGFSGLDVTGTALALLASFSYAVGWIYVRRTLSGSGASNLALAGSQVGLATLQLAVVTPLFTSLPTHVELLPLLSVIALGALGTGCAMLLQYGVVAEVGPTTASMVTYFIPVIATAAGVAVLGEHLTWNTPVGAVVVLAGAALTQTRGPRRRTGRSAPATVPAVAGAPAAVAPSTAAPSEAPAAAAPPTQAPPARAGAARG
- a CDS encoding aminotransferase class I/II-fold pyridoxal phosphate-dependent enzyme; the protein is MLGEYRIEGRRASEIAASVERGVGEGALVPGQLLPPMRELAAVLGVNPNTVAAAYRTLRERGVIETDGRRGSRVRSAPATTARGSLRVEAPEGVRDVSEGSPDPALLPRLDEAFAAVARAYAERPTLYGEAPVDAEFARLARAAFDADGVPAGPVGVASGSLDAIERVLAAHLRPGDAVAVEDPGWGSLLDLVPALGLRPVPVAVDDEGPLPDAVARALRGGARAVIVTDRAQNPTGGCVSEERAAELRAVLAPHPDVLLIEDDHGHGIVAEPPHPLATGAGRWVFVRSVAKAYGPDLRIAAFTGDRETVDRVLGRQRLGPGWVSRLLQRTVVHLWTTGAVDPVAVSAAYGERRDGLVRALARRGIEAHGRGGMNVWVPVADETGAVSRMLAAGWAVAPGARFRMDAGPAVRLTVSRLAPADVEPLADAVAYAAGPAPARSYG
- a CDS encoding pyridoxamine 5'-phosphate oxidase family protein — its product is MPETDSYTPTDRTVPTRSAKRASYDRALVHSILDEAYVCHLGFVRDGAPVVLPTLYGRIGERLYVHGSTGSRPLRTAGHGESAPGLPVCLTVTHVDGLVLAKSAFHHSMNYRSVVVHGTAHQVTDPQELRTALDALVDQVVPGRAADSRPGNAKELAATAVLRLDLDEVSAKVRTGGPNDDPEDAALPHWAGVVPVRRRYGTPVPAVDLDPAVALPDYLSAL
- a CDS encoding FMN-binding negative transcriptional regulator; amino-acid sequence: MLIRPWDSPSNDAEWRTWLSAHDFGQLAVNGAPGEPPWVQPAHFRYEPEPGPHGRVITHLARPNPLWRDLERNPAVLLSVVDDYVFVPGHWTAPEGAPSEHGTPTSYYAAVQLRCVARIVDDPAEKAELLNRQVAHFQPEGGTAPVCPGEAPFGRMLPGIRVLCLDVTEVRAKFKYAGNKPQEVQDRVADRLAERAGPGDAAARAHQLRRRAPEA
- a CDS encoding DMT family transporter; amino-acid sequence: MSNTSSSGLSTGRSLTYLIVAGIAWGTAGAAAALLFRASDIGPLALSFWRCVGGLVLLLGALALRRRPRPATVEPRGRRLLRILGTGVGLTVFQSSYFAAVDLTGLAVGTVVTLGAGPVLIAVGARLFMGERIGAGGAAAVIGALAGLAVLVLGGGGAEIRPLGVLLAVVSAAGYAAITLLTRWLGRDGGGADALSTTTWAFAVGAVGLLPLAAAEGIVPHTGAPAQVLLLLVYVAAVPTALAYALYFAGAAVVRAATVSVIMLLEPVSAALIAVTLLGERLTAATVGGTLLLLTAVTGLALGEARSAAAARRRVVEPVPVRG
- a CDS encoding EamA family transporter, which produces MHASQEKSAGLGLALVSAVAFGGSGVAAKPLIEAGLDPLHVVWLRVAGAALVMLPVAWRHRDLVRRKPALLAGFGLLGVAGVQGFYFASLSRIPVGVALLIEYLAPALVLGWVRFVQRRPVTRRAALGVVLAVGGLACVVQVWSGLSFDLLGLVLALAAACCQVGYFVLADQGGDDAEPVHALGVIAYALLVGALVLTVLARPWEMDWAVLGGTADMAGTGAPAWLLLGWIVLIATVLAYATGVVSVRRLSPQVAGVVACLEAVIATVLAWVLLGEHLAAPQILGGAVVLVGAFIAQSATPKAAASGVVAGSAEGAAAAVAQGGVAVAADGAAAGDGRELSVERSAP
- a CDS encoding Clp protease N-terminal domain-containing protein, translating into MPRLPAVRRAELADALTVELVTVVTGARRRALRDGDRQVDTAHLLHSLVEADPESAAAFESPQQRARVLGYLVQRSIGYGLRWQRSVEDTGSDLPVLRGSEGAAAGWSPAAAAALAGAFERAALRGDGRVRGLDLLAALAADPGNRAAEVLRRAGVDRHDLAARTGEPSQQV
- a CDS encoding type II toxin-antitoxin system Rv0910 family toxin; its protein translation is MAEVSAEARIEAPSEKVWAQLTDFTSYGEWNATHTNFPNGGPATLEAGATFAENMKLMGFPAEVTWTVEELETGRVFAIRGKGPMGVTVGTRYALTADGGATTVRIEGEFTGAAVSLMAGKLKDSATAALTESLRKLAGLVA
- a CDS encoding PadR family transcriptional regulator — protein: MRTYGNEHGHGHGGGRGNCGPGPRGEFEGRRAAFGPFGPGFGGGGPWGGGGFGGRGRGGGRGRARRGDVRASILALLKDRAMHGYEMIQEIGERSGGAWKPSPGSVYPTLQMLEDEGLIVSESEGGKKLFTLTDAGRAEAEAGPEAPWEEAGRGVDWEAVNEIRQAGFGLMEAFGQVWKTGTPDQRQKAVEVINEARKKLYLILADER